The genomic stretch TTGTTTATAGGGTATTCCGTGTTCTTCAAGTCTGTCGAGATTACTAGGAAAATACCTTGCGTCAATTTTTACTGTTTTTTCAGAATCTTTGAGCATGTCTAAAATATAATAGGTCTTTTCGGTTCCATAAATATTTAATACGGCAACTGATGAAAAGAAGAATAAAATATTAACAATTAAAATTCCTTTTAAAATAAAAAGGTTTTTGATTTTAGTATTATTTACCTCCAATATAAGCAGCAATATTAGTGGGATCAGATAAAATTGGGGAATATACCGTACCCACCAAGGATCAGAAATAATCAATACAGACGCTAAGATTGGAAGAATGCTAATAAAAAGTATTTTTTGCTGATGATTGAGATTTTTAAAACGTTTATAATTGACGATAAAGAATATTAATAAAACAAACAAAAAGCCACTATAAAATATACCAAATCCTCCGACGCCAATATCTGCATCAGCCAACCGATTCAGCTCTTTTTGGGAAATGCTGAATGGAATTTTATAAGACATATTATCTTTATCAAAAGAACCTGTTTTGGTAAATAATGTAAATGCAAGTTTTTCTATTCGATTATTATTTCTTACAAATCCTTCTGGTGCAAAGCGCTCAAGAATATCGATTGACCCTTCTCCTTTTAATGGATAAAATACATGCTTTCCTTCTTTCAAATTTGTAATATATGGGTTGTAATTACAGAATATTAATAAAAAAGAAGCGCATAGTAATGGTAATATTAAGGTTTTAAGCGATGATATTTTTTTCAAAAACAACAAAATAACCAATATACAAACAGTCAATACACCCAATGTTGGCATTGAAGTAAACTTTAAACTTCCACCAATCGTTAAGGTTGTTATAATCAATGCGATATAAATTCTTTCTTTTGTTTTGATAAAAAGAAAAAGAGAACTCAAAAAGCAAATGATAAACGAATAACTAAGTCCGTCTACATAAAAAGTTAAAATTTGTGAAATTACAACTGGATTGGAAGCTATTAGAATAGCAAAGATCCATTGTTGTTTAAGATCAATGCTAAAGGATTCCAAAGCTTTTTTTGTAATCAGTAGTGAAGAGATAAAAAGAAAAATATTGATGGCTTTCCCAGTTTCTATTTTGCTAAAGAAAGAATAGATACAAGATTGTATTATTTCGGCTCCTTTTGGATAATGCTCCGTCCACACTTTCATTGTACGAGAATGAGATTCACCGTAAATAGGATTCCAGCCATTTTTCAACTGAATAATACTTTCCTGATGATAGCTTTGTCCGTCTGCAGAGAGATCAAAAAAATAACCGCTGATTAAAAAACCAAATAATAAAATGAGCGCTGTGATAGCCCCTGAAATAAAATTAACTCTACAAATCAAAAGAGAAATGGTTACCGATAGCGGATAATAGAATCTTGTTACATGAAAGTTTAAAAAAAGGCCAAGCTGACAAATAAGCAAGCAAATGAAAAGATGGAAAATAACAATAAATACTATTTTTTCGAGATAAATTTTATTCATATTCTGTATTTATACAAATATAAAATATTGTAAGAATAAAAGATCACTTTAAAAAAACGAAATTGAAAATAACAAGCCGATAAAGGTTATTTTTCAGAAAATCGAAATCCAATGCCGTGAAGATTTTCAATGATAATGTTTTGTTCGTCTGCAAAAACTTTTCGGAGTCTTGAAATAAAGACATCAAGACTTCTACCCATAAAATAATCATCATCGCCCCAAACTGCTTTTAAAATATCTTGTCTTTTTAGAACCGTGTTTTTATGAAGAATGAAATATAGAAGCAATTCAGATTCTCTTTGAGTAAGAGTAATTTTATTGTCAGACGCTTGTAAAGTATAATTTTTAGGATCAAAATTGTATCTCCCAACTGTATGTTTTTGTGGATAAGATTCTGATTTTTTTGAACGTTTCAGGAAAACTTCAATCTTCAAAATAAGTTCTTCAATACTGAAAGGCTTTACGAGATAATCGTCGGCGCCAATTTTTAAACCTTTAATTCTGTCTTCTTTGAGAGCTTTTGCAGAAATAAAAATAATAGGAATTTCTGAGTTTTTTTGACGGATGCTTTTTGCGAGATCAAATCCGTTCATCTCAGGCATCATAATATCTAAAAGGCAAATGTCGAAAGTTTGACTGTTGAAAGCTTGAAGAGCAGATTTCCCATCCGAATAATGATTAATTTCATAATAATTTTCCAAACTGTCCTGAATTAGAAAAGCTATCGTTTGGTCATCTTCGGCATATAAAATTCTGGATTTTTCCATTGTTATACAGTATTAAATTTAAAACGGAAAAAATAGAGTAGTGGTAATTCCCTGATCTTTGTTATTGTCAACTGAAATTTTCCAATTATGTTGCTGAACAATTTTTTTTACATAAAATAAACCCAAGCCAAAACCATTGATTTCTTCACTTTTATTAGTATTTACTCTGTAAAATTTATCAAAAATATGAGCCAGATTCTTAGCTGGAATACCCATTCCGTTGTCTTTAAATTTTAAATATAAACCTTTTGAATCTTTATCTGATGAAATAAGAATCTCTGATTTTGTTTCACAGTATTTAATCGAGTTGTCCAAAAGATTGTAAATGATATTGGTAAAGTGAAATTCGTCGGCCAAAATGGAGATATTATTCTCAATTTCTATCTGGATTGATATGTTTTCGTTTTTCTGCTTTATGGTATCGGCAATCTCCTGAATAAACGGAAGCAAAATAATTTTTTGAGGTTTTAAAGACAATCCTGAAGCATCATTTTTAGCAATATTCAATATTTTTTCAATATGGTTATTGAGTTTATAACTTTGATTGATGATAATAGAAGTATAGGTTTGCAACTTTGAATTTCCCTGTACCAATTCTTGTTTATTAAGCGCCTCAGAAGCTAATAAAATAGAGGATAACGGAGTTTTAAACTCGTGGGTCATATTATTAATAAAATCCCGTTGCAATTCTGAGAACTTTTTTTGCTGAATGATTGTATAAATTGAATATACATACACCAAAAGAATAATAATCAGCGCAAAAGTAAGAAGATACCAAAAACGCAAAGAGCTGATGAGATAAGTTGTTTTGTCCGGAAAACGTATGGAAAAATAATAAGTAAGATTTTTATGTTTCGGAAACTGAATTACCTTTTCACTGGGCTCTTCCTGATGACTGCTCATGTATTTTCCATAAATCATCTGGTCGCTGTGGCAATTGTATAAAGCGTAAACATAATCTGTATTAATTTGAAATCTCGTAAATTCTGTTTTCAGATAATGCTCAAGAACTGCCGGGTGAAATTCGTTATTGATATTCACCACGTAATAATCATTTGCGATGATTTGAACAGGGTTTTCGGTAAAGGAGGCTTTTCCTTCAGT from Chryseobacterium indoltheticum encodes the following:
- a CDS encoding response regulator transcription factor, which encodes MEKSRILYAEDDQTIAFLIQDSLENYYEINHYSDGKSALQAFNSQTFDICLLDIMMPEMNGFDLAKSIRQKNSEIPIIFISAKALKEDRIKGLKIGADDYLVKPFSIEELILKIEVFLKRSKKSESYPQKHTVGRYNFDPKNYTLQASDNKITLTQRESELLLYFILHKNTVLKRQDILKAVWGDDDYFMGRSLDVFISRLRKVFADEQNIIIENLHGIGFRFSEK
- a CDS encoding sensor histidine kinase, with translation MRIKKLNIIISLGLVAIIGILIAQLLWTKQAYNLEDRKFNQKVNIALMEVVDKMTEGKASFTENPVQIIANDYYVVNINNEFHPAVLEHYLKTEFTRFQINTDYVYALYNCHSDQMIYGKYMSSHQEEPSEKVIQFPKHKNLTYYFSIRFPDKTTYLISSLRFWYLLTFALIIILLVYVYSIYTIIQQKKFSELQRDFINNMTHEFKTPLSSILLASEALNKQELVQGNSKLQTYTSIIINQSYKLNNHIEKILNIAKNDASGLSLKPQKIILLPFIQEIADTIKQKNENISIQIEIENNISILADEFHFTNIIYNLLDNSIKYCETKSEILISSDKDSKGLYLKFKDNGMGIPAKNLAHIFDKFYRVNTNKSEEINGFGLGLFYVKKIVQQHNWKISVDNNKDQGITTTLFFPF